A section of the Marinoscillum sp. 108 genome encodes:
- a CDS encoding aldose 1-epimerase yields the protein MKIIQSSHDSKQRVQIIHDDKILLTVAPWYGAKLTAMKLNAGQEFHDVLWPISDADLESNAWFKQSILFPFPNRLKDGQYHFEGRSYQFPINEIEVNNQLHGMLFNAPFKVTDTRESDLEASITLAHEYSGELPYYPFPFVFEVTYRYYLSGFSVKFQVKNTGQERLPFGIGWHPYFQIEGIGVNDYVFSSGDLEEIALDQRTSIPTGERKLIPNPVLALNKHKLDNAYQLKGETTYSLKGPDALRVSFRVSDSLSYLQLFTPDGGETIAIEPMTCNVNAFNNQEGLLTLEPANSFDCEVQIELIKDTNMTP from the coding sequence ATGAAAATTATCCAATCTTCCCACGACTCTAAACAACGCGTTCAAATCATCCATGATGATAAAATTTTATTAACGGTAGCTCCGTGGTATGGAGCTAAGCTGACAGCTATGAAATTGAATGCAGGTCAGGAATTTCATGATGTGCTTTGGCCAATCTCAGATGCGGATCTTGAGAGCAACGCCTGGTTTAAACAGTCGATATTGTTCCCATTTCCAAACCGACTCAAAGACGGACAATACCATTTCGAAGGTCGGTCTTACCAGTTTCCGATTAATGAGATAGAAGTGAATAATCAGCTGCATGGTATGCTTTTTAATGCGCCATTTAAGGTCACTGACACAAGGGAATCAGATCTGGAGGCCTCCATTACGCTGGCTCATGAGTATTCCGGGGAACTTCCATATTATCCATTTCCATTTGTATTTGAGGTTACTTACCGATACTATTTGTCCGGTTTCAGTGTGAAATTTCAGGTAAAAAACACCGGTCAGGAGCGTTTACCTTTCGGCATTGGCTGGCATCCATATTTTCAGATCGAAGGTATCGGAGTAAACGATTATGTATTCAGTTCGGGTGATCTGGAGGAGATTGCGCTGGATCAGCGAACTTCCATTCCTACCGGAGAGCGAAAGCTCATTCCCAATCCGGTTTTGGCATTGAACAAACACAAACTGGATAATGCTTATCAGCTAAAGGGAGAAACGACCTATTCCCTCAAAGGACCTGATGCGCTCAGGGTTTCCTTCAGAGTCTCTGATTCTCTGAGCTATCTGCAGCTATTCACACCCGATGGAGGTGAAACCATCGCCATAGAACCGATGACCTGCAATGTGAATGCCTTTAACAATCAGGAAGGCCTGCTCACCCTCGAACCTGCAAATTCTTTTGATTGTGAAGTGCAAATAGAGTTGATAAAAGACACTAATATGACACCATAA
- a CDS encoding ATP-binding cassette domain-containing protein, whose amino-acid sequence MTESIINALVHLFAIIESVKEDNDVVDSGELIIKPYLSKLLNQELTNEYLRLFYDYLSFYREVNAEASDHILEIDSSSILQVAKICNQLNKELQSRERIIVFMQLLELINTDEKVIPRENEFISLVAMNFNLNAAEADSLKSFIIDPNGKGIDQDKAMVIDNKMTEWPEEVAWMMRKKSKKLPGASGFHHMYVENLFGKILVLHIASVDTYVFKYDGPLNLYLEGNKIVPRKFYLLKPGSIIKGPNIRSIYESEIIRQFVQERNKVKIVLAGEDLTYRFKNSANGIHKFSFNEESGNLIGIMGGSGVGKSTLINLLNGKLEPTSGRIHINGHTIHRASQEGVIGYVPQDDMLFEELTVYQNLHFNAQICFSDFSPTLLEKTVNKILDDLDLQDIKDLKVGDPLNKFISGGQRKRLNIALELMREPAVLYVDEPTSGLSSMDSEKVMLLLKELARRGKLVIAIIHQPSSDIFKLFDKLWILDKGGYPIYNGNPIDAVVYFKTMSTQVNAAESECTRCGNVIPDQILQIIEAKEIDDAGRMTNARRVTPNTWYEKYQTNLESKLKRIRFEERLPATNFHIPSLFHQFRIFSKRNLFSKLSNTQYILINLLEAPLLAFILGYFSKYAPSGEYVFADNKNLPVYLFMAVVVALFVGMSVSAEEIFKDRRILERESFLNLSRFSYINSKVVFLFALSGIQTLSFVLVGNYVLEIQGMTWYYMMILFSTSCFANMIGLNISSALNSIITIYILIPFILVPQLLLGGAMIKFDELHTGIAKQSHVPLVGDVMASRWAYEALSVAQFKHNAYESHFFEADKAMSQNSFQRSYLIPGLETATRDILRDSGAYESHQADFDLIQKEYDYLVEHFEVKTFPMIGSFSPALFSPSIGHRFLNYLDDLKDSFQVKYKDAVAKKDSIYESLIDQMGKEEFYQLKRNHFNESVSDLVENRNEFNKIIRSDNRLIQRKDPIFKDPYSHMGRAHFYASEKIIGDWHIDTVYFNVIVLWVMIGLLYLLLLSDGLKRTLGMFAGKKKNKNS is encoded by the coding sequence ATGACCGAATCAATCATTAATGCATTAGTCCACCTTTTCGCTATTATCGAAAGTGTGAAAGAGGATAATGACGTGGTGGATTCGGGTGAGCTCATTATCAAACCATATTTGAGTAAGCTCCTCAATCAGGAACTCACCAACGAGTACCTACGGTTGTTTTATGACTACCTCTCCTTTTACCGGGAGGTAAATGCCGAGGCCAGCGATCACATCCTGGAAATTGACTCTTCCAGCATCTTGCAGGTGGCCAAAATATGCAATCAGCTCAATAAAGAACTCCAGTCCAGGGAACGAATCATCGTGTTTATGCAACTGTTGGAGCTCATCAATACAGATGAGAAGGTGATCCCTCGTGAGAACGAGTTTATTTCCCTTGTGGCGATGAACTTCAACCTGAATGCGGCGGAAGCGGACTCATTGAAGTCGTTTATCATTGATCCAAACGGCAAAGGTATCGATCAGGATAAGGCCATGGTCATCGACAATAAGATGACCGAGTGGCCCGAAGAAGTGGCCTGGATGATGCGAAAGAAGAGCAAGAAGCTTCCAGGCGCCTCTGGTTTTCATCACATGTACGTGGAGAACCTTTTTGGTAAAATCCTGGTGTTGCATATTGCCTCCGTAGACACATATGTATTTAAGTATGACGGCCCGCTGAACCTCTACCTGGAAGGCAACAAAATTGTTCCCAGAAAATTCTATTTGCTAAAACCCGGATCCATTATCAAAGGGCCCAACATCAGGTCCATTTATGAGTCCGAAATCATCCGCCAGTTCGTCCAGGAGCGCAATAAAGTCAAAATAGTACTGGCCGGAGAAGACCTGACTTACCGGTTCAAAAACAGCGCCAATGGAATCCATAAGTTCAGCTTCAATGAAGAATCTGGTAACCTGATAGGCATCATGGGTGGAAGTGGTGTAGGTAAATCTACACTCATCAATCTGCTCAATGGAAAACTAGAGCCTACATCTGGCCGGATTCACATCAATGGTCACACCATTCATAGAGCCAGCCAGGAAGGAGTGATCGGCTATGTACCTCAGGATGACATGCTCTTTGAGGAACTGACGGTCTACCAAAACCTTCATTTTAATGCGCAAATCTGTTTCAGTGATTTTTCTCCTACCCTGTTGGAGAAAACTGTGAACAAAATTTTGGATGACCTGGACCTGCAGGACATTAAAGATCTGAAGGTGGGTGATCCGTTGAATAAGTTTATCAGTGGTGGTCAGCGCAAGCGCCTCAATATTGCCCTGGAGCTGATGCGGGAGCCTGCAGTGCTTTATGTAGATGAACCAACCAGTGGCTTATCTTCGATGGATTCCGAAAAGGTGATGCTCCTGCTGAAGGAACTCGCCCGCAGGGGGAAACTGGTTATTGCGATCATTCATCAACCATCTTCTGATATTTTCAAGCTTTTCGATAAGCTATGGATATTGGACAAAGGCGGGTATCCGATCTATAATGGCAACCCGATAGATGCAGTGGTCTACTTTAAGACCATGAGCACCCAGGTAAATGCCGCGGAGAGCGAATGCACCCGCTGCGGCAATGTGATACCGGATCAGATTTTGCAGATCATTGAGGCCAAAGAAATCGATGATGCTGGCCGGATGACCAATGCGAGAAGGGTGACACCGAATACCTGGTATGAAAAATACCAAACCAATCTGGAGAGCAAACTCAAGAGAATCAGGTTTGAAGAGCGGCTACCTGCGACCAACTTCCATATTCCTTCGCTCTTTCATCAGTTTAGGATTTTCTCCAAAAGAAACCTGTTCTCCAAGCTGTCCAATACGCAGTACATTCTGATCAATTTATTGGAAGCACCGCTCCTGGCCTTTATTTTGGGTTATTTCTCTAAGTACGCGCCAAGTGGAGAATATGTGTTCGCAGATAATAAAAACCTACCTGTGTACCTGTTTATGGCGGTGGTTGTAGCACTATTTGTGGGCATGTCTGTCAGTGCGGAGGAGATCTTCAAGGATCGGCGGATACTCGAGCGGGAATCGTTTTTGAATCTCAGCCGATTTAGCTACATCAATTCCAAAGTGGTTTTCCTTTTTGCCCTATCTGGTATCCAGACCTTATCATTCGTACTGGTGGGCAACTACGTGCTGGAGATTCAGGGTATGACCTGGTATTACATGATGATCCTTTTCTCCACGTCGTGCTTTGCCAATATGATAGGACTGAACATTTCATCGGCACTCAACTCCATCATCACCATTTATATTCTCATTCCCTTTATTCTGGTGCCTCAGCTCCTATTGGGTGGTGCCATGATCAAGTTTGACGAGCTACACACCGGCATAGCCAAGCAATCACATGTGCCACTGGTGGGAGATGTGATGGCCTCCAGATGGGCCTATGAAGCGCTCAGCGTGGCGCAATTCAAACACAATGCCTATGAAAGTCATTTCTTCGAAGCAGACAAAGCAATGAGTCAAAACTCATTCCAAAGGTCTTACCTGATCCCCGGCCTGGAAACTGCCACCAGAGACATCCTCAGAGATAGTGGTGCCTATGAATCACACCAGGCCGATTTTGATCTGATTCAAAAAGAATATGATTATCTGGTAGAGCACTTTGAGGTGAAAACCTTTCCCATGATAGGGTCATTCTCTCCTGCCCTTTTTTCACCATCAATTGGCCATCGTTTTTTGAATTATCTCGATGATCTGAAAGACTCATTTCAAGTCAAATACAAAGATGCAGTGGCTAAGAAAGATTCGATCTACGAGAGCCTGATTGACCAAATGGGAAAAGAAGAGTTTTACCAACTGAAACGTAATCATTTTAACGAGAGCGTATCTGACCTAGTGGAAAACAGGAATGAATTCAATAAAATCATTCGCTCGGATAACCGACTCATACAGCGAAAGGATCCGATTTTCAAAGACCCGTACAGCCACATGGGAAGGGCGCATTTCTATGCTTCTGAGAAAATCATAGGTGATTGGCACATAGATACGGTTTATTTCAATGTCATTGTGCTTTGGGTGATGATTGGCTTGCTTTATTTGCTGCTCCTGAGTGATGGACTGAAACGTACCCTTGGCATGTTTGCCGGGAAAAAGAAAAACAAGAATTCCTAA
- a CDS encoding DUF6495 family protein, with protein MPVNPKYRALTKDELAGLEKEFVDYLIVNGITADDWVKIKEEEKEKAEDIIVLFSDVVFEGVMRKVKFLEFREKSDLKSFQCLEEKIILVGMMSENPEVNFTEKKYLKTAAQEPPKGVKVYSTEKRYAKTRELELFEMIQAGCSISDGQIFKALAMAMNK; from the coding sequence ATGCCTGTAAATCCAAAGTATAGAGCACTTACAAAAGATGAGCTGGCCGGGCTCGAGAAGGAGTTTGTTGATTACCTGATTGTGAATGGCATAACTGCCGACGATTGGGTAAAGATCAAAGAAGAGGAAAAGGAGAAAGCCGAGGACATCATAGTCCTATTCAGTGATGTAGTATTCGAAGGGGTAATGAGGAAGGTGAAGTTTCTGGAATTCAGGGAAAAATCTGACCTGAAATCGTTTCAATGCCTGGAAGAAAAGATCATTTTGGTGGGAATGATGAGTGAAAACCCCGAGGTGAACTTTACCGAGAAAAAGTACCTGAAGACAGCTGCGCAAGAACCACCAAAGGGAGTAAAGGTCTACTCCACCGAAAAGCGCTATGCTAAGACAAGAGAACTGGAGCTTTTCGAGATGATCCAGGCAGGGTGTTCCATTTCTGACGGACAGATATTTAAAGCCCTGGCAATGGCCATGAACAAATAG
- a CDS encoding VOC family protein, with amino-acid sequence MASLTPFHLAVPVDDLNETRAFYRDTLGCPEGRSSDHWVDFDLFGHQFVIHLQPKRVSQEVHHNPVDGHDVPVPHFGVVLAMKDWEELAARLKSKGVVFVIEPYVRFQGEVGEQATMFFRDPSGNALEFKAFKDMNQIFAK; translated from the coding sequence ATGGCCTCACTCACACCTTTTCACCTGGCAGTACCCGTTGATGACCTCAATGAGACTCGTGCCTTCTATCGGGATACCCTTGGGTGTCCAGAAGGGCGCAGTTCAGATCACTGGGTGGATTTTGATTTGTTTGGGCACCAGTTTGTGATTCATCTGCAACCTAAAAGGGTGAGTCAGGAAGTGCACCACAATCCGGTGGATGGTCATGATGTGCCAGTTCCCCACTTTGGTGTGGTTCTGGCAATGAAAGACTGGGAAGAGCTGGCGGCCAGGCTAAAGTCCAAGGGAGTGGTGTTTGTCATCGAGCCGTATGTTCGGTTTCAGGGTGAAGTAGGAGAGCAGGCGACCATGTTTTTCAGAGACCCTTCGGGAAACGCCCTTGAGTTTAAAGCATTCAAAGATATGAACCAGATTTTTGCCAAATAA
- a CDS encoding M48 family metallopeptidase translates to MRHFVLILFILCTHLSFGQMDSLRTYYQLSIEAYKAGEYGDFLRYTVRANEIRPNHPGLAYNLASAYAVNNRKEEAVSALSTFLRMNASLDYQKDSDFDSLRGYEPYEQLVEQVAQSTKKMTNAQVAFKLSQKENHYESMTYDAGSETFFIGTINTRRAMKYKSGAVEQLLGDEPLLYSIMGLDIDPETNILWICSAALPEMQGYSDTLQNRSSVFGLDLTTGKVKFSYLIPEATLGDLISMGNGTALASDGLGNKLYELRPDGFSVFADLSGTLLNLQGLSKSENQLYISDYLTGLYSLNLETKSLRKLRANDLYSEKGTDGLLSYQGHLIGFQNGTQPKRVTGVRFDAHKAVQIKLIEQNSSLKGEPTQGVISGNTLYYIATSAWDAYEDGKYQPDTAADLEIRTLDLVQFLIE, encoded by the coding sequence ATGCGCCACTTTGTATTGATACTTTTTATTCTGTGCACTCATCTGTCTTTTGGTCAAATGGACAGTTTGCGCACCTATTACCAACTGAGCATAGAAGCCTACAAAGCCGGTGAATACGGAGATTTCTTAAGGTATACTGTTCGGGCCAATGAGATCAGACCTAATCACCCTGGACTCGCTTACAATCTGGCCTCAGCATACGCAGTGAATAATCGCAAAGAAGAGGCCGTAAGTGCACTGAGTACTTTTCTGAGAATGAATGCAAGCCTGGATTACCAGAAAGACTCTGATTTCGATTCGCTGCGGGGCTATGAACCTTACGAACAGCTGGTAGAACAAGTCGCCCAATCGACCAAAAAGATGACCAACGCACAGGTGGCATTCAAACTGAGCCAAAAGGAGAATCATTATGAATCCATGACCTACGACGCGGGTTCCGAAACCTTTTTTATCGGCACCATCAACACACGGAGAGCTATGAAGTACAAGAGTGGTGCTGTAGAACAACTCCTGGGAGATGAGCCCCTGCTTTACTCCATCATGGGGCTGGATATTGATCCTGAGACCAACATTCTTTGGATATGCAGTGCAGCGCTCCCGGAAATGCAGGGTTACTCAGACACACTCCAAAATAGGTCGTCAGTCTTTGGCCTGGATCTCACCACAGGAAAGGTGAAATTCTCCTACCTGATACCGGAGGCTACATTGGGAGACCTCATCAGCATGGGCAATGGTACTGCCCTGGCTTCAGACGGGTTGGGGAATAAACTGTACGAGCTGAGGCCTGATGGCTTTAGCGTTTTTGCTGACCTGAGTGGCACCCTGCTGAACCTTCAAGGCCTATCCAAGTCTGAGAACCAACTTTACATTTCTGATTACCTGACCGGGCTCTATTCATTGAATTTAGAAACTAAATCATTGAGAAAACTCAGGGCCAATGATCTTTACTCTGAGAAAGGAACAGACGGGCTTTTGTCCTATCAGGGGCACCTTATTGGTTTTCAGAATGGCACCCAACCCAAACGGGTTACTGGTGTCAGATTCGATGCGCACAAAGCCGTGCAAATAAAACTGATTGAGCAAAACAGTTCGCTCAAAGGTGAGCCCACTCAGGGAGTCATTTCAGGCAACACCCTCTATTACATAGCCACCAGCGCTTGGGATGCTTACGAAGACGGGAAATATCAACCCGACACTGCCGCAGATCTTGAGATCAGAACTCTGGATCTAGTCCAGTTCCTGATAGAGTAA
- a CDS encoding TolC family protein translates to MNKIAFLLLIFSLSFTASGQIKLSLVDVIDLAKEQSPSAKAAETRKKNLYWQYRSFKSDYNPSLNLTGNLPGYNRDFFQVSQDDGTFAYRSREQLSSSLNLGLIQPIAATGGEISINSNLNQFNDLNANSTTINPIYNTTLFNIQLVQPVFGFNQLKWDKRTEPLRYEESKRSYVEEMEFISLQSTNLYFDYMDAQINLQIAEFNLANNDTIFNIEQGRYNIGTTSKDKLLQVELQLLRSKQDVAQANLDLQTSRLALRRYIGVQDSTASKLELLLPEELPEFSIALDKALAYAKRNRADYIEFERRRAEADRDVASARARRFQSNLVASFGLNNAAGDLPQTYNSPNDQQRVNLTLSVPILDWGRSKSRVQTALANQELTQYTLDQEIQNFEQEIITLVSRMDVIRLQVEITKKSDEVAQERYEVAQNRYLIGKIDITNLNIALTEKDNARRSYIGALRSFWAAYFDLRRLTLYDFMNDELLYQELD, encoded by the coding sequence ATGAATAAAATAGCCTTTTTACTCTTGATTTTTAGCCTTTCGTTTACTGCGTCAGGTCAAATCAAGCTTTCACTCGTGGATGTGATTGACCTGGCAAAAGAACAATCTCCGTCTGCCAAAGCTGCCGAAACGAGAAAGAAGAATCTTTACTGGCAATACAGAAGTTTTAAGTCTGACTACAATCCTTCCCTGAACCTGACCGGAAATCTTCCAGGGTACAACCGCGATTTTTTTCAGGTTTCTCAGGATGACGGTACGTTTGCTTATAGAAGTCGTGAGCAGCTCTCGTCCAGTCTCAATTTGGGTTTGATTCAGCCTATCGCGGCCACAGGAGGAGAAATCAGTATCAATAGTAACCTGAATCAGTTTAACGACCTCAACGCCAATTCAACCACGATCAATCCTATATATAACACTACTTTGTTCAACATTCAGTTGGTGCAGCCGGTCTTTGGTTTCAACCAGCTAAAATGGGACAAACGAACCGAACCGCTCAGATATGAGGAGTCTAAAAGATCGTATGTAGAGGAGATGGAGTTTATTTCGCTGCAATCCACCAACCTTTATTTTGACTACATGGATGCTCAGATCAACCTGCAAATTGCTGAGTTCAACCTGGCGAATAATGACACCATATTCAACATTGAGCAGGGGCGATACAACATTGGGACGACCTCCAAGGACAAGTTGCTCCAGGTAGAGCTTCAGTTGCTGCGTTCCAAACAGGATGTGGCTCAGGCCAATCTGGACCTGCAAACCTCCCGACTGGCCCTGAGAAGGTACATAGGCGTACAGGACTCCACCGCCAGTAAGTTGGAGTTGTTGCTTCCTGAAGAGCTTCCTGAGTTCTCTATTGCTTTGGACAAAGCATTGGCCTATGCCAAACGAAACAGGGCGGATTATATCGAGTTTGAGCGGAGGAGAGCTGAAGCTGATAGAGATGTGGCCAGTGCCAGAGCCCGAAGGTTTCAATCCAACCTGGTGGCTTCCTTTGGGTTGAACAATGCTGCCGGAGACCTGCCTCAAACCTACAATAGTCCGAATGATCAACAGCGAGTAAATCTTACCCTGAGCGTGCCCATACTCGACTGGGGAAGGAGCAAGTCGCGGGTACAAACTGCCCTGGCCAATCAGGAACTGACTCAATATACCCTGGATCAGGAGATTCAGAACTTCGAGCAGGAGATCATCACGCTTGTGAGTAGGATGGATGTGATCAGACTACAGGTGGAAATCACTAAAAAGTCTGATGAAGTGGCTCAGGAAAGGTATGAGGTCGCGCAAAACAGGTACCTGATTGGTAAAATAGACATCACCAACCTGAATATAGCACTGACTGAAAAGGACAATGCCAGGAGGAGCTATATAGGTGCACTGAGGTCCTTCTGGGCTGCTTATTTCGACCTAAGAAGGCTTACACTCTATGACTTTATGAATGATGAGTTACTCTATCAGGAACTGGACTAG
- a CDS encoding ABC transporter permease — protein sequence MNQKLLMNLYIAIEAVLANRMRSVLTGLGIIFGVAAVIAMLAIGNGAQQEILDQIKLVGVNNIVIRPVVPQSEEKLTDEDNKGQTQKFSPGLSSKDTEAIRKVVPGVSMISPEITLDTYIINNGFRRTAKLVGVEPAYFQIFNFELDKGDMFSEHHLISGEPVCIIGKSIKAKFFPTEDPIGKYIKCGNNWLKVIGILKERLISKNSISNLGIRDYNMDVYVPLQTMLIRYKNRALVTTEMLRRANSFNDDDEEAMKNQDPNYHQLDRLVVQVDETAKIGATADVISRMLQRKHYSVVDFEIEIPELLLKQQQRTNDIFNYVLGAIAGISLLVGGIGIMNIMLASVLERIKEIGLRLSLGAKKFDIINQFLFEAMMISVSGGLIGVILGVSIAIMVSAFAEIPTVITFSSIVLSFGVAAAVGLIFGIAPARRAASQNPIDSLRYE from the coding sequence ATGAATCAAAAGTTACTGATGAATCTATATATCGCCATTGAGGCGGTATTGGCCAACAGGATGAGGTCCGTTTTGACCGGATTGGGGATCATCTTTGGAGTGGCGGCAGTGATTGCCATGCTGGCCATCGGCAATGGCGCTCAGCAGGAAATACTTGACCAGATCAAGCTGGTAGGTGTAAATAACATTGTTATCAGACCGGTGGTGCCTCAGAGTGAGGAGAAGCTGACGGATGAAGACAACAAAGGGCAAACCCAGAAATTCTCACCCGGACTTAGCTCTAAGGATACAGAAGCCATTCGCAAAGTAGTGCCGGGAGTGAGCATGATCAGTCCTGAAATCACCCTGGACACTTACATCATCAACAATGGATTCAGGCGAACAGCCAAACTGGTGGGGGTAGAGCCAGCCTATTTTCAGATCTTCAATTTTGAGCTGGATAAAGGGGACATGTTTTCCGAGCATCACCTCATCAGTGGAGAACCTGTGTGTATTATTGGCAAATCCATCAAGGCCAAATTTTTTCCGACAGAAGACCCCATTGGCAAATACATCAAGTGTGGAAACAATTGGCTAAAAGTGATTGGGATCCTCAAAGAAAGGCTGATTAGTAAGAATAGTATCTCCAACCTGGGTATCAGGGATTACAACATGGATGTATACGTTCCTTTGCAAACCATGCTCATCAGGTATAAAAACCGAGCGTTGGTCACTACCGAAATGCTTAGAAGGGCCAATTCCTTTAATGATGATGATGAGGAAGCGATGAAGAATCAGGACCCGAACTATCACCAACTGGACCGACTGGTGGTTCAAGTGGATGAGACGGCCAAAATTGGCGCTACCGCTGATGTGATCAGCCGAATGCTTCAGCGAAAACACTATAGTGTGGTGGATTTTGAGATTGAAATTCCCGAGCTTCTGCTCAAACAGCAACAAAGAACCAATGATATTTTTAACTATGTTTTGGGTGCTATTGCCGGGATATCCTTGTTGGTGGGGGGCATCGGCATTATGAATATTATGCTGGCTTCTGTGCTGGAGCGGATCAAGGAAATTGGACTGCGACTCTCTCTTGGAGCCAAGAAGTTCGACATCATCAACCAGTTCCTGTTTGAGGCCATGATGATCAGTGTTTCGGGTGGCCTTATCGGGGTGATACTCGGTGTGAGTATCGCCATTATGGTGAGTGCTTTTGCGGAAATCCCTACTGTGATTACCTTCTCATCTATTGTTTTATCCTTCGGCGTAGCTGCTGCTGTGGGGCTTATTTTCGGAATTGCCCCGGCGAGAAGGGCAGCCTCTCAAAACCCTATTGACTCCCTTAGATATGAATAA
- a CDS encoding efflux RND transporter periplasmic adaptor subunit produces MLKNKRVLIVGGASLFLLILFFILRGSGTGISSDIMVPVSVGEFIVDVNTTGELEAKNSTSIMGPSGLRNYRIYQVNIQNIIDEGTYVKKGQYIARLDPSELTTRVKDTQLEVEEKESQFIQTQLDTTLQMRESRDELINLEYAVEEKRLVLEQSQFEPPATIKQAEIEVNKAKRAFEQAKENYEIKRQQNVAKMQEVAANRKKVRLELQGMMDLQENFIITAPEDGMLIYRKGWDGKPIKEGSQISAWDPVVATLPDLSSMNSITYVNEVDIRRIAVGQKVDIGLDAFPDKRLTGLVKRVANVGEQRPNSDAKVFQVTIEIDKIDESLRPGMTTSNKIFTNVIPETIFIPLECLHNQEDSITYVYLKQGLGYIKQEVQVGETNANSAQILMGISEGQQLYLSIPNGGDEEVSLLPELNGKRGKKSEETPAVKAPEPEQGRKRKPNA; encoded by the coding sequence ATGCTGAAGAATAAAAGGGTTCTGATTGTAGGAGGGGCATCCCTCTTTTTACTTATTCTGTTTTTTATTTTACGGGGCTCCGGTACCGGGATTTCTTCCGACATTATGGTTCCGGTATCTGTTGGTGAGTTCATCGTGGATGTGAACACTACCGGTGAGTTGGAAGCCAAGAACTCTACCAGTATAATGGGGCCTTCTGGTCTGAGAAACTACCGGATTTATCAGGTCAATATTCAAAACATTATAGACGAAGGTACTTATGTGAAAAAGGGCCAATATATCGCCCGACTGGATCCTTCTGAGCTCACCACACGGGTGAAAGACACGCAGCTTGAGGTAGAGGAAAAAGAATCACAGTTCATACAAACCCAACTGGACACCACGTTGCAAATGCGCGAATCGCGTGATGAGCTAATCAATCTGGAATATGCGGTAGAAGAGAAACGGCTAGTGCTGGAGCAATCTCAGTTTGAGCCACCTGCCACGATCAAACAGGCTGAGATAGAGGTAAATAAAGCCAAGCGTGCCTTTGAGCAGGCTAAAGAAAACTACGAGATCAAAAGGCAACAGAATGTAGCCAAGATGCAGGAGGTAGCCGCCAATAGAAAAAAGGTACGGTTAGAGCTGCAAGGGATGATGGACCTTCAGGAGAACTTCATCATCACTGCGCCCGAAGATGGGATGCTCATTTACCGCAAGGGCTGGGACGGAAAGCCCATCAAAGAAGGAAGCCAGATTAGTGCCTGGGATCCAGTGGTGGCGACCTTGCCAGATCTCTCTTCCATGAATTCCATTACTTATGTGAATGAAGTGGATATCAGGCGCATTGCTGTGGGGCAGAAGGTGGATATTGGGCTGGATGCTTTTCCTGACAAGCGATTGACGGGTTTGGTGAAGAGGGTGGCCAATGTAGGAGAGCAACGACCCAACTCAGATGCCAAGGTTTTTCAGGTAACGATAGAAATAGACAAAATAGACGAGTCTCTTCGTCCAGGGATGACCACCAGTAATAAAATATTCACCAATGTAATTCCGGAGACCATTTTCATTCCGTTGGAGTGCCTTCACAATCAGGAAGATAGCATCACCTATGTCTATCTGAAACAAGGGTTGGGTTATATCAAACAAGAAGTGCAGGTGGGTGAAACCAATGCCAATTCTGCACAGATCTTGATGGGCATTTCCGAAGGTCAGCAACTCTACCTGTCCATTCCCAACGGTGGTGATGAAGAAGTTTCTTTGCTCCCGGAACTGAACGGTAAGCGGGGCAAGAAGAGCGAGGAAACTCCTGCGGTGAAAGCCCCTGAACCAGAGCAAGGCAGAAAAAGGAAACCCAACGCCTGA